The genomic segment ACGCATGAACCGCTCGACCTGCCCGGCCGTGTCCACGATCTTCTGCTCACCCGTGAAGAACGGATGGCAGTTCGGGCACAACTCAATCCGCAATACCGGCTTGGTCGAGCCCGTCGTCCAGGTATTCCCGCAGGTACAGATCACCGTCGCCTGCGGGTAGTATTCCGGATGAATTCCTTTCTTCATGCTCCGACACCCCCAGCAGCTGCCGGCAGGGTCCGCCCGACTAGCTCGGGGTAGACACTGACGCGCCGCTTGTCTCGCGAGATCGGCTCGAACTTCACG from the Thermomicrobium sp. 4228-Ro genome contains:
- the rpmE gene encoding 50S ribosomal protein L31, with amino-acid sequence MKKGIHPEYYPQATVICTCGNTWTTGSTKPVLRIELCPNCHPFFTGEQKIVDTAGQVERFMRRLEKAQAQPRKKREERRRKRLERRALLVEEAGEESVEASEGGEG